A genomic window from Sparus aurata chromosome 14, fSpaAur1.1, whole genome shotgun sequence includes:
- the LOC115595677 gene encoding aryl hydrocarbon receptor nuclear translocator-like protein 2 isoform X6 yields the protein MEEGEGKNEVNYTTTRLSLQLPPLIISSVLQLVAPHERRSLHRAHRLQSVGMSAGGNDGTANRPADPTAEEEGPSQAGSSLPAVELPRKRKGDVEERQSLDFQMDDDLSRSEGEDQQVKMKCFREPHSQIEKRRRDKMNNLIDELAAMIPACQPMARKLDKLTVLRKAVSHLKTLKAGTSSAFTDTTYKPSILPHDDLRQLLLRAADGFLLVVSCDRAKILFTSESVSKILHFSRLELTGQSLFDFIHHKDINKVKEQLASSELYPRQRLIDAATGVQVQADSPVRPSHLTTGARRSFFCRMKHSRVAGKHEDKPSLLSTSKKKESYRYCTLHCTGYMRSWPSSQLDSEGDTEKETSNLTCLVTVCRLLPHASHQPSKDVNVKPAEFVTRCAIDGKFTFVDQRAATVIGYLPQEILGTSCYEYFHQDDLQQLAEKHRQALRSKEKIETPCYKFKTKYGVYVSLQSQWFSFTNPWTKEVEFIVSLNRVLSGPAHTKDEEAGSSKALKEDAKQIPIIPGLSSGGGTMIYAGSIGTQIANELIDTYSRVNSSPSSGAPSPFGSAQEKGPLVSPQTSRSASSREEAAGSSSQSHSDSGTAVGASSAASESTGELSQLDLDSMVVPGLSSFSSDEAAMAVIMSLLETDVNMGQSGDFEDLHWPF from the exons ATCCCACTGCAGAGGAAGAAGGCCCCAGCCAAGCAGGCTCGTCGCTGCCAGCTGTCGAGCTGCCAAGGAAACGAAAGGGAGACGTGGAGGAGAG GCAAAGCCTTGACTTCCAAATGGACGATGACCTCAGCAG ATCTGAAGGAGAGGATCAGCAGGTCAAAATGAAATGCTTCAG GGAGCCTCACAGCCAGATCGAGAAGCGGCGGAGGGATAAAATGAACAATCTCATTGACGAGCTGGCTGCCATGATCCCCGCCTGCCAGCCCATGGCTCGAAAACTTGACAAACTCACTGTGCTACGAAAGGCCGTGTCACACCTGAAAACCCTCAAAG CTGGGACAAGCAGCGCCTTTACAGACACCACCTACAAGCCTTCCATCCTGCCTCATGATGACCTCCGGCAGCTTCTGCTCAGG GCTGCAGACGGTTTCCTGTTAGTTGTAAGTTGCGACCGGGCAAAAATCCTGTTCACCTCCGAGTCTGTTTCCAAGATCCTTCATTTTAGCCGG TTGGAGCTGACTGGGCAGAGCTTGTTCGATTTCATCCACCACAAAGACATCAACAAGGTGAAAGAACAGCTGGCGTCTTCGGAGCTGTACCCTCGCCAGCGGCTCATTGATGCTGCGA ctggtgttcaggtccAGGCGGATTCCCCCGTCCGGCCGTCCCACTTGACCACCGGAGCCCGGAGATCTTTCTTCTGCCGGATGAAGCACAGTCGGGTGGCGGGGAAGCACGAGGACAAACCCTCGTTGCTCAGCACTTCCAAAAAGAAAG AGTCTTACAGATACTGTACCCTCCACTGCACTGGATACATGCGGAGTTGGCCGAGCAGCCAGCTGGACTCGGAGGGCGACACCGAGAAGGAAACCTCAAACCTGACCTGCCTGGTGACGGTGTGCCGCCTCCTCCCCCACGCGTCCCACCAGCCTTCCAAAGACGTCAACGTCAAGCCCGCCGAGTTCGTCACGCGCTGCGCGATCGACGGCAAGTTCACCTTCGTAGACCAACG AGCCGCGACGGTTATCGGCTACTTGCCGCAGGAAATTCTCGGCACGTCGTGTTACGAGTACTTCCACCAGgacgacctgcagcagctcgCAGAGAAACACAGGCAAG CCCTCCGAAGCAAAGAGAAGATCGAGACGCCGTGCTACAAGTTCAAGACAAAATACGGCGTCTACGTGTCACTCCAAAGTCAGTGGTTTAGTTTCACGAATCCATGGACCAAAGAAGTTGAGTTTATCGTGTCGTTAAACAGGGTTCTCTC GGGGCCTGCTCACACTAAAGATGAGGAGGCAGGCAGCTCAAAAGCACTTAAGG AAGACGCAAAGCAAATACCCATAATTCCCGGCCTTTCCAGTGGTGGTGGCACAATGATCTACGCAGGCAGCATAGGGACCCAAATCGCAAATGAGCTCATTGACACTTACAG CAGGGTGAACTCGTCTCCCTCAAGCGGAGCTCCCAGTCCGTTTGGTTCGGCCCAGGAGAAAGGTCCCCTGGTTTCCCCACAGACCAGCAGGAGT gcgtccagcagagaggaggcggCAGGCAGTTCATCACAGTCTCATTCTGACTCAGGGACAGCAGTGGGCGCTAGCAGTGCAGCTTCTGAAAGCACAG GTGAGCTGTCCCAGCTGGACTTGGACAGCATGGTGGTGCCGGGActgagcagcttcagcagcgacGAAGCAGCCATGGCAGTCATCATGAGCCTGCTGGAGACGGATGTAAACATGGGTCAATCGGGGGACTTTGAGGACTTACACTGGCCTTTTTAA
- the LOC115595677 gene encoding aryl hydrocarbon receptor nuclear translocator-like protein 2 isoform X5, producing the protein MEEGEGKNEVNYTTTRLSLQLPPLIISSVLQLVAPHERRSLHRAHRLQSVGMSAGGNDGTANRPADPTAEEEGPSQAGSSLPAVELPRKRKGDVEERSDTHVQQSLDFQMDDDLSRSEGEDQQVKMKCFREPHSQIEKRRRDKMNNLIDELAAMIPACQPMARKLDKLTVLRKAVSHLKTLKAGTSSAFTDTTYKPSILPHDDLRQLLLRAADGFLLVVSCDRAKILFTSESVSKILHFSRLELTGQSLFDFIHHKDINKVKEQLASSELYPRQRLIDAATGVQVQADSPVRPSHLTTGARRSFFCRMKHSRVAGKHEDKPSLLSTSKKKESYRYCTLHCTGYMRSWPSSQLDSEGDTEKETSNLTCLVTVCRLLPHASHQPSKDVNVKPAEFVTRCAIDGKFTFVDQRAATVIGYLPQEILGTSCYEYFHQDDLQQLAEKHRQALRSKEKIETPCYKFKTKYGVYVSLQSQWFSFTNPWTKEVEFIVSLNRVLSGPAHTKDEEAGSSKALKEDAKQIPIIPGLSSGGGTMIYAGSIGTQIANELIDTYRVNSSPSSGAPSPFGSAQEKGPLVSPQTSRSASSREEAAGSSSQSHSDSGTAVGASSAASESTGELSQLDLDSMVVPGLSSFSSDEAAMAVIMSLLETDVNMGQSGDFEDLHWPF; encoded by the exons ATCCCACTGCAGAGGAAGAAGGCCCCAGCCAAGCAGGCTCGTCGCTGCCAGCTGTCGAGCTGCCAAGGAAACGAAAGGGAGACGTGGAGGAGAGGTCAGACACCCACGTACA GCAAAGCCTTGACTTCCAAATGGACGATGACCTCAGCAG ATCTGAAGGAGAGGATCAGCAGGTCAAAATGAAATGCTTCAG GGAGCCTCACAGCCAGATCGAGAAGCGGCGGAGGGATAAAATGAACAATCTCATTGACGAGCTGGCTGCCATGATCCCCGCCTGCCAGCCCATGGCTCGAAAACTTGACAAACTCACTGTGCTACGAAAGGCCGTGTCACACCTGAAAACCCTCAAAG CTGGGACAAGCAGCGCCTTTACAGACACCACCTACAAGCCTTCCATCCTGCCTCATGATGACCTCCGGCAGCTTCTGCTCAGG GCTGCAGACGGTTTCCTGTTAGTTGTAAGTTGCGACCGGGCAAAAATCCTGTTCACCTCCGAGTCTGTTTCCAAGATCCTTCATTTTAGCCGG TTGGAGCTGACTGGGCAGAGCTTGTTCGATTTCATCCACCACAAAGACATCAACAAGGTGAAAGAACAGCTGGCGTCTTCGGAGCTGTACCCTCGCCAGCGGCTCATTGATGCTGCGA ctggtgttcaggtccAGGCGGATTCCCCCGTCCGGCCGTCCCACTTGACCACCGGAGCCCGGAGATCTTTCTTCTGCCGGATGAAGCACAGTCGGGTGGCGGGGAAGCACGAGGACAAACCCTCGTTGCTCAGCACTTCCAAAAAGAAAG AGTCTTACAGATACTGTACCCTCCACTGCACTGGATACATGCGGAGTTGGCCGAGCAGCCAGCTGGACTCGGAGGGCGACACCGAGAAGGAAACCTCAAACCTGACCTGCCTGGTGACGGTGTGCCGCCTCCTCCCCCACGCGTCCCACCAGCCTTCCAAAGACGTCAACGTCAAGCCCGCCGAGTTCGTCACGCGCTGCGCGATCGACGGCAAGTTCACCTTCGTAGACCAACG AGCCGCGACGGTTATCGGCTACTTGCCGCAGGAAATTCTCGGCACGTCGTGTTACGAGTACTTCCACCAGgacgacctgcagcagctcgCAGAGAAACACAGGCAAG CCCTCCGAAGCAAAGAGAAGATCGAGACGCCGTGCTACAAGTTCAAGACAAAATACGGCGTCTACGTGTCACTCCAAAGTCAGTGGTTTAGTTTCACGAATCCATGGACCAAAGAAGTTGAGTTTATCGTGTCGTTAAACAGGGTTCTCTC GGGGCCTGCTCACACTAAAGATGAGGAGGCAGGCAGCTCAAAAGCACTTAAGG AAGACGCAAAGCAAATACCCATAATTCCCGGCCTTTCCAGTGGTGGTGGCACAATGATCTACGCAGGCAGCATAGGGACCCAAATCGCAAATGAGCTCATTGACACTTACAG GGTGAACTCGTCTCCCTCAAGCGGAGCTCCCAGTCCGTTTGGTTCGGCCCAGGAGAAAGGTCCCCTGGTTTCCCCACAGACCAGCAGGAGT gcgtccagcagagaggaggcggCAGGCAGTTCATCACAGTCTCATTCTGACTCAGGGACAGCAGTGGGCGCTAGCAGTGCAGCTTCTGAAAGCACAG GTGAGCTGTCCCAGCTGGACTTGGACAGCATGGTGGTGCCGGGActgagcagcttcagcagcgacGAAGCAGCCATGGCAGTCATCATGAGCCTGCTGGAGACGGATGTAAACATGGGTCAATCGGGGGACTTTGAGGACTTACACTGGCCTTTTTAA
- the LOC115595677 gene encoding aryl hydrocarbon receptor nuclear translocator-like protein 2 isoform X1: MEEGEGKNEVNYTTTRLSLQLPPLIISSVLQLVAPHERRSLHRAHRLQSVGMSAGGNDGTANRPADPTAEEEGPSQAGSSLPAVELPRKRKGDVEERSDTHVQQSLDFQMDDDLSRSEGEDQQVKMKCFREPHSQIEKRRRDKMNNLIDELAAMIPACQPMARKLDKLTVLRKAVSHLKTLKAGTSSAFTDTTYKPSILPHDDLRQLLLRAADGFLLVVSCDRAKILFTSESVSKILHFSRLELTGQSLFDFIHHKDINKVKEQLASSELYPRQRLIDAASESVAKSAGVQVQADSPVRPSHLTTGARRSFFCRMKHSRVAGKHEDKPSLLSTSKKKESYRYCTLHCTGYMRSWPSSQLDSEGDTEKETSNLTCLVTVCRLLPHASHQPSKDVNVKPAEFVTRCAIDGKFTFVDQRAATVIGYLPQEILGTSCYEYFHQDDLQQLAEKHRQALRSKEKIETPCYKFKTKYGVYVSLQSQWFSFTNPWTKEVEFIVSLNRVLSGPAHTKDEEAGSSKALKEDAKQIPIIPGLSSGGGTMIYAGSIGTQIANELIDTYSRVNSSPSSGAPSPFGSAQEKGPLVSPQTSRSASSREEAAGSSSQSHSDSGTAVGASSAASESTGELSQLDLDSMVVPGLSSFSSDEAAMAVIMSLLETDVNMGQSGDFEDLHWPF; encoded by the exons ATCCCACTGCAGAGGAAGAAGGCCCCAGCCAAGCAGGCTCGTCGCTGCCAGCTGTCGAGCTGCCAAGGAAACGAAAGGGAGACGTGGAGGAGAGGTCAGACACCCACGTACA GCAAAGCCTTGACTTCCAAATGGACGATGACCTCAGCAG ATCTGAAGGAGAGGATCAGCAGGTCAAAATGAAATGCTTCAG GGAGCCTCACAGCCAGATCGAGAAGCGGCGGAGGGATAAAATGAACAATCTCATTGACGAGCTGGCTGCCATGATCCCCGCCTGCCAGCCCATGGCTCGAAAACTTGACAAACTCACTGTGCTACGAAAGGCCGTGTCACACCTGAAAACCCTCAAAG CTGGGACAAGCAGCGCCTTTACAGACACCACCTACAAGCCTTCCATCCTGCCTCATGATGACCTCCGGCAGCTTCTGCTCAGG GCTGCAGACGGTTTCCTGTTAGTTGTAAGTTGCGACCGGGCAAAAATCCTGTTCACCTCCGAGTCTGTTTCCAAGATCCTTCATTTTAGCCGG TTGGAGCTGACTGGGCAGAGCTTGTTCGATTTCATCCACCACAAAGACATCAACAAGGTGAAAGAACAGCTGGCGTCTTCGGAGCTGTACCCTCGCCAGCGGCTCATTGATGCTGCGAGTGAGTCTGTTGCCAAGTCAG ctggtgttcaggtccAGGCGGATTCCCCCGTCCGGCCGTCCCACTTGACCACCGGAGCCCGGAGATCTTTCTTCTGCCGGATGAAGCACAGTCGGGTGGCGGGGAAGCACGAGGACAAACCCTCGTTGCTCAGCACTTCCAAAAAGAAAG AGTCTTACAGATACTGTACCCTCCACTGCACTGGATACATGCGGAGTTGGCCGAGCAGCCAGCTGGACTCGGAGGGCGACACCGAGAAGGAAACCTCAAACCTGACCTGCCTGGTGACGGTGTGCCGCCTCCTCCCCCACGCGTCCCACCAGCCTTCCAAAGACGTCAACGTCAAGCCCGCCGAGTTCGTCACGCGCTGCGCGATCGACGGCAAGTTCACCTTCGTAGACCAACG AGCCGCGACGGTTATCGGCTACTTGCCGCAGGAAATTCTCGGCACGTCGTGTTACGAGTACTTCCACCAGgacgacctgcagcagctcgCAGAGAAACACAGGCAAG CCCTCCGAAGCAAAGAGAAGATCGAGACGCCGTGCTACAAGTTCAAGACAAAATACGGCGTCTACGTGTCACTCCAAAGTCAGTGGTTTAGTTTCACGAATCCATGGACCAAAGAAGTTGAGTTTATCGTGTCGTTAAACAGGGTTCTCTC GGGGCCTGCTCACACTAAAGATGAGGAGGCAGGCAGCTCAAAAGCACTTAAGG AAGACGCAAAGCAAATACCCATAATTCCCGGCCTTTCCAGTGGTGGTGGCACAATGATCTACGCAGGCAGCATAGGGACCCAAATCGCAAATGAGCTCATTGACACTTACAG CAGGGTGAACTCGTCTCCCTCAAGCGGAGCTCCCAGTCCGTTTGGTTCGGCCCAGGAGAAAGGTCCCCTGGTTTCCCCACAGACCAGCAGGAGT gcgtccagcagagaggaggcggCAGGCAGTTCATCACAGTCTCATTCTGACTCAGGGACAGCAGTGGGCGCTAGCAGTGCAGCTTCTGAAAGCACAG GTGAGCTGTCCCAGCTGGACTTGGACAGCATGGTGGTGCCGGGActgagcagcttcagcagcgacGAAGCAGCCATGGCAGTCATCATGAGCCTGCTGGAGACGGATGTAAACATGGGTCAATCGGGGGACTTTGAGGACTTACACTGGCCTTTTTAA
- the LOC115595677 gene encoding aryl hydrocarbon receptor nuclear translocator-like protein 2 isoform X3 produces the protein MEEGEGKNEVNYTTTRLSLQLPPLIISSVLQLVAPHERRSLHRAHRLQSVGMSAGGNDGTANRPADPTAEEEGPSQAGSSLPAVELPRKRKGDVEERQSLDFQMDDDLSRSEGEDQQVKMKCFREPHSQIEKRRRDKMNNLIDELAAMIPACQPMARKLDKLTVLRKAVSHLKTLKAGTSSAFTDTTYKPSILPHDDLRQLLLRAADGFLLVVSCDRAKILFTSESVSKILHFSRLELTGQSLFDFIHHKDINKVKEQLASSELYPRQRLIDAASESVAKSAGVQVQADSPVRPSHLTTGARRSFFCRMKHSRVAGKHEDKPSLLSTSKKKESYRYCTLHCTGYMRSWPSSQLDSEGDTEKETSNLTCLVTVCRLLPHASHQPSKDVNVKPAEFVTRCAIDGKFTFVDQRAATVIGYLPQEILGTSCYEYFHQDDLQQLAEKHRQALRSKEKIETPCYKFKTKYGVYVSLQSQWFSFTNPWTKEVEFIVSLNRVLSGPAHTKDEEAGSSKALKEDAKQIPIIPGLSSGGGTMIYAGSIGTQIANELIDTYSRVNSSPSSGAPSPFGSAQEKGPLVSPQTSRSASSREEAAGSSSQSHSDSGTAVGASSAASESTGELSQLDLDSMVVPGLSSFSSDEAAMAVIMSLLETDVNMGQSGDFEDLHWPF, from the exons ATCCCACTGCAGAGGAAGAAGGCCCCAGCCAAGCAGGCTCGTCGCTGCCAGCTGTCGAGCTGCCAAGGAAACGAAAGGGAGACGTGGAGGAGAG GCAAAGCCTTGACTTCCAAATGGACGATGACCTCAGCAG ATCTGAAGGAGAGGATCAGCAGGTCAAAATGAAATGCTTCAG GGAGCCTCACAGCCAGATCGAGAAGCGGCGGAGGGATAAAATGAACAATCTCATTGACGAGCTGGCTGCCATGATCCCCGCCTGCCAGCCCATGGCTCGAAAACTTGACAAACTCACTGTGCTACGAAAGGCCGTGTCACACCTGAAAACCCTCAAAG CTGGGACAAGCAGCGCCTTTACAGACACCACCTACAAGCCTTCCATCCTGCCTCATGATGACCTCCGGCAGCTTCTGCTCAGG GCTGCAGACGGTTTCCTGTTAGTTGTAAGTTGCGACCGGGCAAAAATCCTGTTCACCTCCGAGTCTGTTTCCAAGATCCTTCATTTTAGCCGG TTGGAGCTGACTGGGCAGAGCTTGTTCGATTTCATCCACCACAAAGACATCAACAAGGTGAAAGAACAGCTGGCGTCTTCGGAGCTGTACCCTCGCCAGCGGCTCATTGATGCTGCGAGTGAGTCTGTTGCCAAGTCAG ctggtgttcaggtccAGGCGGATTCCCCCGTCCGGCCGTCCCACTTGACCACCGGAGCCCGGAGATCTTTCTTCTGCCGGATGAAGCACAGTCGGGTGGCGGGGAAGCACGAGGACAAACCCTCGTTGCTCAGCACTTCCAAAAAGAAAG AGTCTTACAGATACTGTACCCTCCACTGCACTGGATACATGCGGAGTTGGCCGAGCAGCCAGCTGGACTCGGAGGGCGACACCGAGAAGGAAACCTCAAACCTGACCTGCCTGGTGACGGTGTGCCGCCTCCTCCCCCACGCGTCCCACCAGCCTTCCAAAGACGTCAACGTCAAGCCCGCCGAGTTCGTCACGCGCTGCGCGATCGACGGCAAGTTCACCTTCGTAGACCAACG AGCCGCGACGGTTATCGGCTACTTGCCGCAGGAAATTCTCGGCACGTCGTGTTACGAGTACTTCCACCAGgacgacctgcagcagctcgCAGAGAAACACAGGCAAG CCCTCCGAAGCAAAGAGAAGATCGAGACGCCGTGCTACAAGTTCAAGACAAAATACGGCGTCTACGTGTCACTCCAAAGTCAGTGGTTTAGTTTCACGAATCCATGGACCAAAGAAGTTGAGTTTATCGTGTCGTTAAACAGGGTTCTCTC GGGGCCTGCTCACACTAAAGATGAGGAGGCAGGCAGCTCAAAAGCACTTAAGG AAGACGCAAAGCAAATACCCATAATTCCCGGCCTTTCCAGTGGTGGTGGCACAATGATCTACGCAGGCAGCATAGGGACCCAAATCGCAAATGAGCTCATTGACACTTACAG CAGGGTGAACTCGTCTCCCTCAAGCGGAGCTCCCAGTCCGTTTGGTTCGGCCCAGGAGAAAGGTCCCCTGGTTTCCCCACAGACCAGCAGGAGT gcgtccagcagagaggaggcggCAGGCAGTTCATCACAGTCTCATTCTGACTCAGGGACAGCAGTGGGCGCTAGCAGTGCAGCTTCTGAAAGCACAG GTGAGCTGTCCCAGCTGGACTTGGACAGCATGGTGGTGCCGGGActgagcagcttcagcagcgacGAAGCAGCCATGGCAGTCATCATGAGCCTGCTGGAGACGGATGTAAACATGGGTCAATCGGGGGACTTTGAGGACTTACACTGGCCTTTTTAA
- the LOC115595677 gene encoding aryl hydrocarbon receptor nuclear translocator-like protein 2 isoform X4 has translation MEEGEGKNEVNYTTTRLSLQLPPLIISSVLQLVAPHERRSLHRAHRLQSVGMSAGGNDGTANRPADPTAEEEGPSQAGSSLPAVELPRKRKGDVEERSDTHVQQSLDFQMDDDLSRSEGEDQQVKMKCFREPHSQIEKRRRDKMNNLIDELAAMIPACQPMARKLDKLTVLRKAVSHLKTLKAGTSSAFTDTTYKPSILPHDDLRQLLLRAADGFLLVVSCDRAKILFTSESVSKILHFSRLELTGQSLFDFIHHKDINKVKEQLASSELYPRQRLIDAATGVQVQADSPVRPSHLTTGARRSFFCRMKHSRVAGKHEDKPSLLSTSKKKESYRYCTLHCTGYMRSWPSSQLDSEGDTEKETSNLTCLVTVCRLLPHASHQPSKDVNVKPAEFVTRCAIDGKFTFVDQRAATVIGYLPQEILGTSCYEYFHQDDLQQLAEKHRQALRSKEKIETPCYKFKTKYGVYVSLQSQWFSFTNPWTKEVEFIVSLNRVLSGPAHTKDEEAGSSKALKEDAKQIPIIPGLSSGGGTMIYAGSIGTQIANELIDTYSRVNSSPSSGAPSPFGSAQEKGPLVSPQTSRSASSREEAAGSSSQSHSDSGTAVGASSAASESTGELSQLDLDSMVVPGLSSFSSDEAAMAVIMSLLETDVNMGQSGDFEDLHWPF, from the exons ATCCCACTGCAGAGGAAGAAGGCCCCAGCCAAGCAGGCTCGTCGCTGCCAGCTGTCGAGCTGCCAAGGAAACGAAAGGGAGACGTGGAGGAGAGGTCAGACACCCACGTACA GCAAAGCCTTGACTTCCAAATGGACGATGACCTCAGCAG ATCTGAAGGAGAGGATCAGCAGGTCAAAATGAAATGCTTCAG GGAGCCTCACAGCCAGATCGAGAAGCGGCGGAGGGATAAAATGAACAATCTCATTGACGAGCTGGCTGCCATGATCCCCGCCTGCCAGCCCATGGCTCGAAAACTTGACAAACTCACTGTGCTACGAAAGGCCGTGTCACACCTGAAAACCCTCAAAG CTGGGACAAGCAGCGCCTTTACAGACACCACCTACAAGCCTTCCATCCTGCCTCATGATGACCTCCGGCAGCTTCTGCTCAGG GCTGCAGACGGTTTCCTGTTAGTTGTAAGTTGCGACCGGGCAAAAATCCTGTTCACCTCCGAGTCTGTTTCCAAGATCCTTCATTTTAGCCGG TTGGAGCTGACTGGGCAGAGCTTGTTCGATTTCATCCACCACAAAGACATCAACAAGGTGAAAGAACAGCTGGCGTCTTCGGAGCTGTACCCTCGCCAGCGGCTCATTGATGCTGCGA ctggtgttcaggtccAGGCGGATTCCCCCGTCCGGCCGTCCCACTTGACCACCGGAGCCCGGAGATCTTTCTTCTGCCGGATGAAGCACAGTCGGGTGGCGGGGAAGCACGAGGACAAACCCTCGTTGCTCAGCACTTCCAAAAAGAAAG AGTCTTACAGATACTGTACCCTCCACTGCACTGGATACATGCGGAGTTGGCCGAGCAGCCAGCTGGACTCGGAGGGCGACACCGAGAAGGAAACCTCAAACCTGACCTGCCTGGTGACGGTGTGCCGCCTCCTCCCCCACGCGTCCCACCAGCCTTCCAAAGACGTCAACGTCAAGCCCGCCGAGTTCGTCACGCGCTGCGCGATCGACGGCAAGTTCACCTTCGTAGACCAACG AGCCGCGACGGTTATCGGCTACTTGCCGCAGGAAATTCTCGGCACGTCGTGTTACGAGTACTTCCACCAGgacgacctgcagcagctcgCAGAGAAACACAGGCAAG CCCTCCGAAGCAAAGAGAAGATCGAGACGCCGTGCTACAAGTTCAAGACAAAATACGGCGTCTACGTGTCACTCCAAAGTCAGTGGTTTAGTTTCACGAATCCATGGACCAAAGAAGTTGAGTTTATCGTGTCGTTAAACAGGGTTCTCTC GGGGCCTGCTCACACTAAAGATGAGGAGGCAGGCAGCTCAAAAGCACTTAAGG AAGACGCAAAGCAAATACCCATAATTCCCGGCCTTTCCAGTGGTGGTGGCACAATGATCTACGCAGGCAGCATAGGGACCCAAATCGCAAATGAGCTCATTGACACTTACAG CAGGGTGAACTCGTCTCCCTCAAGCGGAGCTCCCAGTCCGTTTGGTTCGGCCCAGGAGAAAGGTCCCCTGGTTTCCCCACAGACCAGCAGGAGT gcgtccagcagagaggaggcggCAGGCAGTTCATCACAGTCTCATTCTGACTCAGGGACAGCAGTGGGCGCTAGCAGTGCAGCTTCTGAAAGCACAG GTGAGCTGTCCCAGCTGGACTTGGACAGCATGGTGGTGCCGGGActgagcagcttcagcagcgacGAAGCAGCCATGGCAGTCATCATGAGCCTGCTGGAGACGGATGTAAACATGGGTCAATCGGGGGACTTTGAGGACTTACACTGGCCTTTTTAA